One window of Globicephala melas chromosome 2, mGloMel1.2, whole genome shotgun sequence genomic DNA carries:
- the LOC115850589 gene encoding LOW QUALITY PROTEIN: serpin A3-8-like (The sequence of the model RefSeq protein was modified relative to this genomic sequence to represent the inferred CDS: inserted 2 bases in 2 codons), which translates to MRAEGMSPLLALGLLVAGLCSSVHCLPGGGLDPEDVTPEDQYKGAPVDDHTFVSSNTDFAFSLYKQLALKTSNENVIFSPLSVSMALAFLFLGARGPTLTETFEGLKFNLTETPETEIHQGFQHLLQTLGRLSDQLQLSVGNAMFVQEQLKLLDKFREDARALCASEAFSTDFRDSDTAKKLINDYVRNKTQGKIVELFKHLDKLTEMMLVNYVFSKVQWKKPFDPSHTHKSEFHVNKNRTVEVPMXTIGGLETPYFRDEELXCTVLELKYTSDDSAPFILPDEGKMHDLEAKLLPETLRRWRDSLQPRRVHPLLPKFSISSDYDLQDILPQMGMGKVFPPAAGQSDIKDAEALVVSQVVRSAVFDVGKEGMEGAAAMGSNLIYKTREVITMHFNRPFVFPILRKDTQSIIVLGKVTNPSQA; encoded by the exons ATGAGGGCAGAGGGAATGTCCCCCCTCCTGGCTCTGGGGCTCCTGGTGGCTGGGCTCTGCTCCAGTGTCCACTGCCTCCCAGGCGGCGGGCTTGACCCGGAGGATGTGACTCCAGAGGACCAATACAAAGGGGCGCCTGTGGACGACCACACTTTCGTCTCCAGCAACACCGACTTCGCCTTCAGCCTCTACAAGCAGTTGGCTTTGAAGACCTCCAATGAGAACGTCATCTTCTCCCCGCTGAGCGTCTCCATGGCCTTGGCCTTCCTGTTCCTGGGGGCCCGCGGACCCACCCTGACGGAGACCTTTGAAGGCCTCAAGTTCAACCTCACAGAGACCCCCGAGACAGAAATCCACCAGGGCTTCCAGCACCTCCTGCAGACGCTCGGCCGACTCAGCGACCAGCTGCAGCTGAGCGTGGGCAACGCCATGTTCGTCCAGGAGCAGCTGAAGCTTCTGGACAAATTCAGGGAAGATGCCCGGGCGCTGTGTGCCTCCGAGGCCTTCTCCACCGACTTCCGGGATTCCGACACTGCCAAGAAGCTCATCAATGACTATGTGAGGAATAAAACGCAGGGGAAAATTGTGGAGTTGTTCAAGCACCTTGACAAGCTCACAGAGATGATGCTGGTGAATTACGTCTTCTCTAAAG TCCAGTGGAAGAAGCCCTTTGATCCCAGCCATACTCATAAGTCAGAGTTCCACGTGAACAAGAACAGGACAGTGGAGGTGCCCA ATACCATTGGGGGCCTGGAAACGCCTTACTTCCGGGACGAGGAGC CCTGCACCGTGCTGGAGCTCAAGTACACCAGCGACGACAGCGCGCCCTTCATCCTCCCTGACGAGGGCAAAATGCACGACCTGGAGGCCAAGCTGCTCCCAGAGACGCTGAGGAGGTGGAGAGACTCCCTGCAGCCCAG AAGAGTTCATCCCCTCCTTCCAAAGTTTTCCATCTCCAGCGATTATGATCTGCAAGACATCCTTCCCCAGATGGGCATGGGGAAAGTCTTCCCCCCGGCAGCTGGCCAGTCAGACATTAAAGATGCAGAGGCGCTGGTGGTTTCCCA GGTGGTCCGCAGCGCTGTGTTTGACGTGGGCAAGGAGGGCATGGAAGGAGCTGCTGCCATGGGAAGCAACTTGATCTACAAGACTAGAGAAGTGATCACTATGCATTTCAACAGGCCCTTTGTGTTTCCCATACTCAGGAAAGACACCCAGAGCATCATCGTTTTGGGCAAAGTCACCAACCCCAGTCAAGCCTAG